In the genome of Pseudoglutamicibacter cumminsii, one region contains:
- a CDS encoding helix-turn-helix domain-containing protein, with amino-acid sequence MSEAELENWVTMKEAQTHLGVRRETITKWITTHNLPAYKVGRVWKFKLSEIDEWVRTGQAAEEPHPNNPHEPKEER; translated from the coding sequence ATGAGCGAAGCTGAATTAGAAAACTGGGTCACCATGAAAGAAGCGCAAACTCACCTCGGGGTGCGCCGGGAAACCATCACGAAATGGATAACAACCCATAATCTCCCTGCCTATAAAGTCGGCAGGGTCTGGAAGTTCAAACTCTCAGAAATCGACGAATGGGTCCGCACCGGTCAAGCCGCAGAAGAACCACATCCCAACAACCCTCACGAGCCTAAGGAGGAACGCTAA